A region of the Mangifera indica cultivar Alphonso chromosome 10, CATAS_Mindica_2.1, whole genome shotgun sequence genome:
GCCAACTAAAACAAGCTCGAATTTGAGTTGATTAGTATGGATTTTAGttgagttcaattcaatttatgttCGAACTTGATTTGAGTTAGATTTAGATATAGTTTTGATGCATAATATATGATCAACTTTTAGATTGTGAGTAATGCTTCATAAATTCTTTAACTTTCTATATAGATGAATGATATGTGAATGATTAAGATTATTGCTCACAATACGTcatgaaaataatgttttagCTTGTGCATATGATGCACCACATGTATGAGTGGCGTGCATGTCAAGTTGATTCAAATGGTTGTGATGTCTTGTTGGTCACATCTCATGTATGTTGCCAAATCGATGACATGTGCCATTAGTTTAACTCGAATGACTAGGATAGCCTCAAGTTTATCCCAAAATTGTTTATAAGTGTACATCAACCCGAAGTGCAAACTTCTTCTTTTACCTTAAATATTTCAAGTTCTAAGCGCTCTTTACAAATCTTAAATCATTTTCACAGCTTTTAGATTTCCAAAATGAAATAACAGTGAATTAATCCTTTATCTTTTGAATAGAGCATCATCTTGTGATCATTTTGAAGTTAAGCTCTTCTAAACTATTCgtactatatttttataaattttttgtactTAAATAGTCATGATGTGTTTGGATGTCATTTGGGTGGATTTTAAGGGTTGCACAATAGTATTTTAGGGTAGAGGTAACCTGTCATGGTTTCTAGATGGGGTTAAGATTTATTTCCAGTCTCGCAGGTAAATGGTTGTCAGTTGGGTTTTCTAATAGCTAATAGTTGTGTATAGGATTAGATTCGAACCGaaccagctcgagctcggctcggttgaGCCCGAAAAGAGTCGGGCTTagtcgagctcgatcgagctcaagctattcatcagattttctaattaaaatttttaataaaaacgacgttattttgaccaatatatattaaaaacgatgtcgttttgataacaaaaaacgagccgagccaaatttgagcccaaaacgagccgaCCTTAGctgagctcgatcgagctcaagcttgagccacccatatatgaaccaagccgagctcgagctcaactcggctcgaatccagccctagttgtGTATTTTCATATTCTTGTATGTCTTCCAAAGTTAGGCCAACAATGAAGTCCAACACTATCCTATTGGCATGGAGGTATTCtcctttaataaaaatatacataaaaacgatatcatttttatttgtctACAATATCAAACCAAGTTCAAACTTGAGCAAAATTCAAGCTTGATTTTCCTCAAACAAACTGAATTTAAACAACTTTGAAGCAAACTTAACAAATTTGAActcgaactcaaattgaatcaagCTTAAGCTTGTACAATCTTAGCTTGGCTCAGATCTAGTTGTAGGTTGGGCCTGTTCAGCAAATATTGGAGGCTTTATTAGTAAGCATTCTTGGGCCGAATTGGCTTTTAATTCCTCAGGCTCTTTCGgcccattttttaaattagggCCTAAATTCGGCCAGACAGATTTCCCcgtcaaaaaaattcaaacaattaaaagTGCAAAAACAGGCTTTCCTGGAGAATAAGCAATCAAAAACTCTTCAATAATCCTGAAAAGGGTGAAGAAGAGGACAACAAACTCAACGAATCGGAGACCGAAATATCGGGAAATGGACGTGATTAAAACACAGCAAGCATCGGTTAGACCAGTCGAGAAGGTTATAGTTCATCCACTAGTTCTTCTGAGCATCGTCGATAACTACAACAGAGTCGCTAAAGATACTCGCAAACGTGTCGTCGGCGTTCTTCTCGGCTCGTCTTTTAAAGGAACCGTTGATGTCACTAACAGCTACGCAGGTAATTAAATTtcgatttttatttaatatttattttatctgttATTGGTAGATCTGAGTacttgaaaattatgaaattttagttatgATAAgtgaatatcaatttttttcgtTAAATCTGTgctaatttttaataattaattaattttcagttaaaattttctgtgcTAATAGCAATTCTATGAAATGAAGTTTGAATTATTCGGCGTTAAGGGGatcagatttaattttttactcatTATGGTATGTTTTTGGCGATACTTGTCGAATTGTTAGTTAATAACAAGGAAGAATGTGAATGAAACTATATGTTCTTAATTTTAGGCTGAAAGAACTGAAGTGCCTACAGgtttttattgatttaacaGGGAATGTATTAGTTAGTTGATATGTGATCCTTTGGTTTGCAGTGCCGTTCGAAGAAGATGACAAGGACCCAAGCATTTGGTTTCTTGACCACAATTATCATGAATCAATGTTTTCTATGTTCAAGAGAATAAATGGTATTACTCTAATTTGGTTCCCTTTAAGTTTATACGTGTATCTATGAAAAATCtgttaatatcaaattaatgttTTCTTTCTTCAGCAAAGGAGCATGTTGTGGGATGGTATAGCACTGGCCCAAAATTGCGGGAAAATGACCTGGATATTCATGGCTTATTTAATAAGTAAGATTACCTGCCATGATTTATGAGGGAAAATAAAATTCCCcagatttcttttttaaataatgtaatGCGTGGTGCAtaattttatcttgaatttCCCCTGTTCTGCCTCTGGTGCAGCTATGTGCCTAATCCTGTCTTAGTCATAATTGATGTCCAACCAAAGGAGCTAGGAATACCTACAAAAGCTTATTATGCCATCGAAGAGGTGAAAGAGGTAAGAGCATAAGTTCTATTcgatgaagtttttttttttcttttaattgatgTGCTAAAACAAGAGAATGTAATACAGTTAGACCATATCTGTTTATTTGCCTTCTCCTACAAACTGCTTAATCTATGCTTGAAATTAAGTGATAGTATATAATTTACAGAATGCTACTCAGAAAAGCCAGAGGGTGTTTGTGCATGTACCTTCAGAAATTGCAGCTCATGAAGTTGAGGAAATTGGTATGCCCCTTGAGATTAAATCCTAATATATTAATGAGATCCCATTTCCTTGTTTGAGTATTAAAAGCGTGAAGTATGCATTTTTATTGGTTGATCTGATCATCTGTTTACGGTTTTAATTTACCTTCACAGGTGTTGAACACTTGCTTAGAGATGTGAAGGATACAACTATTAGCACTCTTGCAACAGAGGTCTTGTATATCAATGTCAAATTTAGCTTGCCATTtgtcttttaaaatttgatggaTCTCCAGCTCTAATACACTATTGCTCATAAGTTGACGATTATTGCTTACCGTCTTTTGAGCTTTGTTCTTGTCATTGCAGAGTGAGACAAACATAggtttttgtttgttcttttcAGGTGACTGGTAAACTTACAGCTTTGAAGGGGCTGGATGCCCGACTTCGTGAGATACGGAGTTATCTTGACCTTGTTATTGATGAGAAGCTCCCACTAAATCATGAGATTTTGTATCATTTACAGGTTGGCTGGCTATGCATTCCTTTTGTGAGGTTCTTTTGTGTGAAAAACACCAACATTGCCCATTAGCTTTATGAGATTATAATGGCAGATTTAACATGCTTTTCATGcacttaaacataatttatgaaATCCTTTAAGGTTCTTATAGCCATCTACATCGAATGTTAATTCCATGTGAACTTCTATTTATCTAATCCACTTTATGCTATACTTTATGGTTTCTGACAAGCTGCTTcatgtcattttatatattatttctctttttcccttatgttttcttatatgataatttttagtgTTCATATTATCTGAGTGAAGTACATCTAATGTTAACTCTTATTAAAATCATGTAGAATGTATTCAACCTTCTTCCAAACCTTAATGTCAACGAGTTGATCAAGGCTTTTGCAGGTAAATGATTTATGTTAGTCAAGCATTTTTCCTCCTTTTTTATACTGCTTTAATCTTTTGGAATGCTGATTTATTTCTACTATGTACAGTGAAAACAAATGATATGATGCTAGTGATTTATCTTTCTTCTCTTATAAGAAGTGTCATTGCTCTACACAACTTGATCAATAACAAGGTGAGAAAATTTCTTCAAATCCCAGCCAAAATAGCTTATTTTAGTACCATACGTTCTGTCATCAATATGCCGGCCATGGCTAAGAATCATGCTTTTTCAAGGTTCAAGCATAGtccagattttttttaatgccaTGCTAGTTTTAGCTAGAATTGGAAGTACAGAGATGCATTCCACGCCAGAACATCTCTATTTCAGTGCATCATCTGATTTGCATGTTTGGTCATATAGCATTTTCTATGAGCATTTAAGCAGCCATCATACCACTCTACTTGAATACTTTTCTCCCTAATGCTTGCCTATTTCGAACACCCCTCGCTCCTATATGCTAGAATTACAAGTtctatgtttttaaatttagctTTGTTGATTCTTGTGTAATCTTAGAAGCCCCGTTGCTACTGCTTCCATCTTGACTTTCCTAGAATCTTGTCCTTTTAATCTTGTTCATGCTATTTGCAACACTTGGCCCCGTAACTTATTCGACTGTAAGCCAATACTTCACTTTATGGTTTATGGATACCCTGCTAAATAAGATTTTAACAAATTTCAGATGCTCAACAAAGAACATGAGAAAGCAGAAGACTCAAAGCCAGTTGCTGTGCCTTCTGCAGCTGGAAGTTAAACTTGGGAATTATATGCGGTGAGCGTCTGATGATGAATTCCAGTCATTGTGTTCCAGTTCTCTAAACCTTTGAAAATCGCGAGTTCTGCAAAGAAGAGGTTGGCTGGTATTTACAGAATAGGGAGGTTGGCTGGTATTTACAGAATAGTTGTTCCAACGTCCAATCTGTGTTTGTTATGATTTAATGGTAATACGTCAcatttttaattcatatgtcCAGAATATTGGTCTTTTGACTGTTAAAGCCAACTCAGTTCAGCTCATTCTTTCCCCTTGGAATATTAGTGTGGCAATTTTCAAATGTCTTTTTACATCTATTCATTTCTTTGGTTAGTCGTTTGAATTATGGAATGGATCATTATACCCTTCAAAAGCGAAATCCCTATACCAGGAGGACATTTACATCAATTATTGATCCAGAATGCTAGTGATTATTTTGTAGTGAGACTAAAATTTTACgtacaaacaaattgtacaaataaattatacaaacgtATCTATGACATTGAGGTGATAGTTTGTGATTGAACGATattattgtttactttttctcttaaaaatttttccaATCAAATTctatcatattaatataaataagtttatacattttatttgtatgtataTTATCACTCATCTGAAAAATGTCGACCGAgactttaattgaaaaaaaaaaaagaattccaAAATTTGTAAGTcacatttcaataatttttcaagaATATGAGTCAATCTGAGTTTAATGATTATATGAAAGCTGACAtccaaagttttaaatttatagggCATTTAGAGGCCTAATTCACTCTGTATCTTCAATGTTACCAGGCAAAACTGATTGTTCAAACTCAGCATCCATAATGACCCCATCCATTATATGTACAACCATCTTCCCTTTCCTGAGATTTACCCTTTCTGACTTGACTCCGTTAACCACAAGCATTACATCTGAAACCTTTGAAATGTATAATGTAAATCCAGATAATGAATCATATGAGATCTCTTCACCAGAAGCTACTGAAAGTGTAGTAAGAGTCCTAGGAACAGCCGAGAAACCCAATATTCGAGAAAGTATTGCGTATGTATCGTTCATCTTGTCACCTTCCAGATCACGATTTACTTGTATCCTCAAATCACGTTCGAAAGCTTTCTCTGAAGGTACAAAGATGGTAAAGGCAAGATCTTCGGGCAGCATATCAATCATCATTTCTGCAAACTTCCCTAACTCTTCATTTCTAAGAACATCTCTGTTTATCAGGTTGGAGTAAGGCCTTTCTAGTGATATCTCAGGAAGCCTGAGCATTGATACAATTACAACAAACAAGCAAGAAATAGAAATTGTTATAAATACAACACAAATTGGGCTCTTGAAAATGTGGTCTTTCCTCATCTTCTTTGATAAACTGGATATCAAAAACTTACCATTAATCATTCACTGAAAGCAAAATGTTACAACAGTGACCACTATAACTACCATATGACGCCTTGAATTCTTAGATATCTTAAAATCTTTATCATGCAAAATCACCATCCAAACTCCACAAACTTATTCAAACCTTTCAAAGCTTTTAGTGCGACAATTCAATGCCAAagtttttcttgattttcaCATCCAAATCTCCGAATGTAAGTCAATTCCGTAGTTGAGACATCACCAATCATAGTCCAACTATACCAGTCCCTTCCAATCTCAGCGTAATATTTCCCCTAGTGCAAAAAGCAAAAACCCGTCAACATATAACCATGAAAATTATTGCCTGACACTTCATTACATCAGAAGAAACTACAATCTTACATTGAATTTCAAGCAAGCAAATTATTGTTGATTATGAATACAAATTCTTTCACTAGTCCATGGCAAGTCCAGGAGATTTCCTTTCACCAGTGACCTGATCACTGCTCCCCCAACTGTCACTATGGTTCCCAGTGTCTTTGCCTCCTAATGTTCACAATGTTAAACCAGTAAAATCATTCACAGAGTTGAAACAATAGCACGGATTATCTTTTTTCCATAGAAGCTTAAGATTTAGGAGAGAGATTAATCAACTAAAAATGCAAGACATTATAAACGTTAAGTAGGAAGAATGTTGTACATTTCAACTGAGTAAGCAGTTAAATCTACTTTGTTCAAGTATAATACAAATTCTGGCTAAGCACAGGCCTATACATagatgattaaatatttaaaaagtgttTCTTAATTATGGTAAAAGATAATTATCTATGTGCAGGCCTGAACTTAACCAGAACCTGCATATACTAGGATAAAGTACACTACAACTGCTTACACAGTTGGCATGTGCAATTTCCTGCCTGTATTGACATTTATAATTACTTGCATTTTTTGGTAATTATTCCCATCTCTATACCTTGAGcttgtaagaaaaaaattaacaataccAC
Encoded here:
- the LOC123227708 gene encoding 26S proteasome non-ATPase regulatory subunit 7 homolog A — protein: MDVIKTQQASVRPVEKVIVHPLVLLSIVDNYNRVAKDTRKRVVGVLLGSSFKGTVDVTNSYAVPFEEDDKDPSIWFLDHNYHESMFSMFKRINAKEHVVGWYSTGPKLRENDLDIHGLFNNYVPNPVLVIIDVQPKELGIPTKAYYAIEEVKENATQKSQRVFVHVPSEIAAHEVEEIGVEHLLRDVKDTTISTLATEVTGKLTALKGLDARLREIRSYLDLVIDEKLPLNHEILYHLQNVFNLLPNLNVNELIKAFAVKTNDMMLVIYLSSLIRSVIALHNLINNKMLNKEHEKAEDSKPVAVPSAAGS
- the LOC123227709 gene encoding uncharacterized protein LOC123227709, producing MINGKFLISSLSKKMRKDHIFKSPICVVFITISISCLFVVIVSMLRLPEISLERPYSNLINRDVLRNEELGKFAEMMIDMLPEDLAFTIFVPSEKAFERDLRIQVNRDLEGDKMNDTYAILSRILGFSAVPRTLTTLSVASGEEISYDSLSGFTLYISKVSDVMLVVNGVKSERVNLRKGKMVVHIMDGVIMDAEFEQSVLPGNIEDTE